The window CACGCGCCTGACTTACCCTATGTGTAGTCCCACGGCATAAGCTACGGGATTCGAGTGGGCTCTAACCCGATTTCCGCGGTGATCCTCATACGGCTTAAGGcggtcaaaatttattttgatccaAGCAGGGGGTTTATACCTGCCCGCCCATGCTAAGAGGCACCTAAGTTCCCGCGAGGGACGCGGACGGGCGAGTACGCGAGTGCTTCTATGTCAGTCTAAATGTATTGTCACCCCTGGGCCCTTGTAATAACCGCCGTCCTAGCCATAACCCTTTCTGTTGGGCTGGCCGAGACGGCCCCAGAAAGTTGAAACCACTGTCAGAGATTCTTGTtggttcttgtttttctttcgtGCGTCGGATGTTTTATTGGAATTAAGTGTTTTTTCGGCTGATCAGAATTAATTATTCcatcctttgttcctctttcctccttcctcagctgCCTGCGGCtttccctcccgcccctccccccggggcccAGCCAGGCCGCCAGGGGTCTCACCCTCGGAGGTCGCCTGTGCGAACTCCATCGCTGATTTCAGCCGCTTCAGGGCCCCCTCCGTGCcgcccccttctcttctcctcttcctcagaaTCATAACATGGGCCAAACGCAGagcacccctctctccctccttctcgcCAACTTCAGGGATGTAAAAGCTAGAGGACACAACTTAAGCCTAGACATTCGCAAAAGGAAGTTGATCACCTATTGCCGCTCTGCATGGCCCACCTTTGGGGTCAATTGGCCTACAGAGGGAACCTTCTGCCTCCCTGTGGtccttaaagtaaaataaaaaattttcctaCCAGGGAAAGAAGGTCACTCGGATCAGATTCCCTATATTCTGGTGTGGCAAGATTTAGTAGAAAACCCACCTCCTTGGATGGCCTCTTCCTTAATAGCAGAGTCATGCCAAATCCTAGCGGCTAAACCTATCAACCCTCCCAAGCCGCCAACTCCAACTGCACCCCCTGTTCTCCCCGACAACCAAGATTTACTTTCCCTTGACCCTCCCCCTTACCAGGTTCCTCCTCTTATTCCGCAAGCTGCCCCTATCCCTGCTGCGCCGGCAGAGCCTCCCGTAGCCCAGCCCATAGGAGAACTAGAGAATAGGGAGGCTCAACCCGCGCCCAAGCCTAGTGGGGGCAAAGTCCAAGGGCCGCCGGACATACCCGTAGGCGGGCCCCACATGAGCCAGGACTCCGCCTTCCTGACTCCACCGTAGCTTTACCCTTACGGGAAAAAGGGCCTCCCGATGAGACGGGGAACCCCCGACTTCAATACTGGCCCTTCTCTACCAGTGACCTATATAACTGGAAAACCCAGAATGCCCGATTTTCTGacaaccttaaagatttaatAAGTCTCTTAGACAGCGTTATGTTTACCCACCAACCCACCTGGGATGATTGTCAGCAGCTCCTCTGAATCCTGTTCACCACTGAGGAGCGAGAAAGAATTCAATTGGAAGCAAGAAAGCTGGTTCCTGGAGATGACGGCCAACCCACTGCTAACCTTGATCTCATTAATGCAGCTTTTCCCTTGACCCGACCCCCACAGGATGGCTGGGactacaacacggcagaaggtaggggaCGGCTACGCATTtatcgccagactctaatggcggGTCTCCGGGCTGCTGCACGCAAGCCCACTAATTTGCCAAAAGTGTATTCAGTGATACAAGGTAAGACAGAGAGCCCTGCCGCTTACTTAGAAAGATTAATGAAAACCTTTAGACAGTATACCCCCATGAACCCCGAGGCCCCCGAAAATCAAGCTGCTGTTGTAATGGCCTTTGTAAATCAGGCAGCcactgatattaaaaagaaactccagaaactAGAGGACCTGGAGGGAAAACAGATTCAGGACTTAGTCCGCATTGCCCAGCGTGTCTTTAATAATAGAGAGACTCCAGAGGACAGGCAACTTAAAGCCACTGAGAAAATGACCAAAGTCCTGGCCGCTGTTGTCCAAAAGCCCCTAGATAAGGACCAATGTGCCTATTGcaaagaaaaaggccattgggCCCGAGAATGCCCTAGAAAGAAAAAGCCACGTCATGATCAAAAACCGTGGCAGCCAAAAACCACACCCGCCCTCTTCACTCAAGATGCAGAATAGGGGGGACGGGGTTCGGATCCCCTCCCCGAACCTAGGGTAACGCTACAAGTGGAGGGGAACCCAGTTCAATTTCTAGTTGACAcaggagcacaacattcggtcttGATCAGGCCCCatggaaaaatttctaaaaaatcttCCTGGGTCCAAGGGGCTACCGGAATAAAAAAATATCCCTGGACCACCCAGAGGACTGTGGATCTAGGAAATGGAAAGGTCACCCATTCCTTCCTAGTCATCCCTGACAGCCCATGCCCCTTATTAGGAAGAGACCTACTCACTAAAATGGAGGCCCAAATTCATTTTACGCCAGGGGGCCCCCAAGTGACTGGCCCTCACAACCAGCCCATTACCACACTTACTCTAAGATTAGAAGATGAATATCGACTCCACCAGGGGCCACCCTCACAAAGTCAAAACATAGAGCCCTGGCTCCAACAGTTTCCAGGAGCATGGGCTGAAACCGGGGGTATGGGGTTGGCTAAACATCGCCCAGCTCTATTCATAGAGCTGAAACCGGGGGCAGATCCAGTTCGGGTCCGACAATACCCGATGTCAATGGAGGCCAGAAATGGCATCACGCCACATATCCGTCGCCTCCTAGACTTAGGCATCTTGCGTCCCTGCCATTCAGCCTGGAACACCCCCCTGCTGCCTGTACGAAAACCTAACAGTGCGGACTATCGTCCGGTACAAGATCTGAGAGAAGTTAACCGCCGAGTCATGGACATACACCCAACAGTACCCAACCCCTATACCCTCCTAAGTGCCCTCAGCCCAGAAAGACAATGGTATACTGTCCTTgatttaaaagatgcttttttcagcCTGCCTCTGGCCCCCAAAAGTCAAGAGCTCTTCGCCTTCGAGTGGTCCGATCCTGAGAGAGGCATAAATGGGCAACTGACCTGGACCCGGCTCCCCCAAGGATTTAAAAACTCACCCACCTTGTTCGATGAGGCACTTCACGAGGATCTGGGTGAGTACCGGAATCAAAACCCCAAAGTGACTCTCTTGCAGTACGTTGACGATCTTTTAATCGCCGCTGAGACTGCCGAAGCTTGCTTGCAAGGCACCAAAAATCTCCTCCGGACACTTGGTGCCCTGGGGTACCGGGCTTCAGCAAAGGAAGCCCAAATTTGGAGATCCGAGGTAACCTACTTGGGGTAAAGAAGACCTAAACTGGATCCAAAAATTACCTTTAACTCAGTGCCTTAACGGATGGTGGAGAGCAGCAGACTGTAGCATAAtcaacccagaagaaatgggaaataaagtCTTATCCAAGATGCACCGAGCCACTCATATGGGCACAAGAAAAATGCAAGACTTAATAAGACATGCTAGGATCACCATTAAAGATTCCAGGACAAAAATTGAGCAGATAGTTACTAGCTGTAAAGCTTGTCAATTAACTAACGCCACCAACCACGGGAAAAACCCTGGCTCCAGAACCTGCGAAACCAGGCCGGAAGCCTATTGGGAAGTAGACTTCACCGAGGTAAAgcctaaaaaatataaatataaatatttgttagtgttTATAGATACCTTTTCAGGATGGACAGAGGCCTTCCCCACCAAGCATGAGACTGCGCAGGTAGtagcaaagaaaatgttagaagacATCATGCCCAGGTACAGATTCCCTACCCTAATAGGATCAGACAACGGACCAGCATTCATTTCAAAGGTAATACAAGGGATAGCACAGTTTATTGGGGCTGATTGGAAACTATATTGTGCATATAgaccccaaagctcaggacaggtagaaagaataaatagaactCTAAAAGAGACCTTAACTAAATTGACCATAGAGACTGGCGCTAATTGGGTAGTCTTACTCCCCTATGTTCTGTTCAGGGTGCGGAACTCCCCTTACAAACTGGGATTAACCCCCTTTAAAATCATGTatggagtgcccccccccccccataattccCAACCTACAGTCTAATGTGTTAACTGAATTTGATGATCATAAACTTCTTATTTCCCTGAGGGAACTCCAGCACACCCACCAGGAAGTTTGGCCCAGATTGAGAGCCATTTATGAAAACGGGCCCCCTCCTGAGCCGCATCACTACCGACCCGGAGATTGGGTATACGTGCAGGGAACACAAGCAAGAGACCCTCCAACCACGGTGGAAGGGACCCTATATTGTGATCCTAACCACACCCACTGCTCTCAAAGTCGATAGGATTGCTACCTGGATCCATT is drawn from Panthera leo isolate Ple1 chromosome B1, P.leo_Ple1_pat1.1, whole genome shotgun sequence and contains these coding sequences:
- the LOC122218334 gene encoding uncharacterized protein LOC122218334; translated protein: MASSLIAESCQILAAKPINPPKPPTPTAPPVLPDNQDLLSLDPPPYQVPPLIPQAAPIPAAPAEPPVAQPIGELENREAQPAPKPSGGKVQGPPDIPERERIQLEARKLVPGDDGQPTANLDLINAAFPLTRPPQDGWDYNTAEGRGRLRIYRQTLMAGLRAAARKPTNLPKVYSVIQGKTESPAAYLERLMKTFRQYTPMNPEAPENQAAVVMAFVNQAATDIKKKLQKLEDLEGKQIQDLVRIAQRVFNNRETPEDRQLKATEKMTKVLAAVVQKPLDKDQCAYCKEKGHWGGRGSDPLPEPRVTLQVEGNPVQFLVDTGAQHSVLIRPHGKISKKSSWVQGATGIKKYPWTTQRTVDLGNGKVTHSFLVIPDSPCPLLGRDLLTKMEAQIHFTPGGPQVTGPHNQPITTLTLRLEDEYRLHQGPPSQSQNIEPWLQQFPGAWAETGGMGLAKHRPALFIELKPGADPVRVRQYPMSMEARNGITPHIRRLLDLGILRPCHSAWNTPLLPVRKPNSADYRPVQDLREVNRRVMDIHPTVPNPYTLLSALSPERQWYTVLDLKDAFFSLPLAPKSQELFAFEWSDPERGINGQLTWTRLPQGFKNSPTLFDEALHEDLGEYRNQNPKVTLLQYVDDLLIAAETAEACLQGTKNLLRTLGALGYRASAKEAQIWRSEVTYLG